One stretch of Egibacteraceae bacterium DNA includes these proteins:
- a CDS encoding HNH endonuclease signature motif containing protein has translation MYEYDHIIDWAQTHQHVADEITLLCDQHHREKTNGLLPRSVVGDANAAPFNLRAGASAPYNLHYSGEQCESAVGSNQVTSSTAADCAAVLVDGVPLVAFRFEDGHYLLNVMLFDEQNELVLRILDNELVYVPTPWDIEFVGTRLIIRSAARNIFIDIKFEPPARVVLDRGRLLLNGVELIIRPDYLLLVNNRGLFRENTAVNVPVTFNLGVDGRDVPSAVRCPAIPRYGVNREEALAWARENVGLSGDDLLSDGPS, from the coding sequence TTGTACGAATACGACCACATAATCGACTGGGCGCAGACGCACCAGCATGTTGCCGACGAAATAACGCTGCTGTGTGATCAGCATCATCGTGAGAAGACAAACGGGCTCTTGCCCAGGTCCGTCGTCGGAGACGCCAATGCTGCGCCGTTCAACCTGCGGGCTGGCGCTTCAGCTCCTTACAACTTGCACTACTCAGGCGAGCAGTGCGAATCGGCGGTGGGTTCAAACCAGGTGACGTCGTCTACTGCGGCCGACTGCGCTGCTGTTCTAGTCGACGGGGTGCCGTTGGTGGCCTTCCGGTTCGAAGACGGCCACTATTTGCTGAACGTTATGCTCTTCGATGAGCAGAACGAACTCGTCCTCAGGATTCTCGACAACGAGTTGGTCTATGTGCCAACGCCTTGGGATATTGAGTTCGTTGGCACTCGCCTTATCATCCGATCCGCGGCGAGAAACATATTTATAGACATAAAGTTCGAGCCGCCAGCGCGCGTCGTGCTCGACCGCGGACGGTTATTGCTGAATGGAGTGGAGCTGATAATCAGACCTGATTATCTGCTGCTGGTGAACAATCGCGGGCTATTCCGCGAGAATACGGCGGTAAATGTACCCGTCACGTTCAATCTCGGCGTCGATGGACGTGACGTGCCGTCGGCCGTGCGTTGCCCTGCGATACCTCGGTACGGCGTAAACCGTGAGGAAGCGCTGGCTTGGGCTCGTGAGAACGTCGGTCTGAGCGGCGACGACCTGCTCAGCGATGGGCCGTCTTAA
- a CDS encoding HIT domain-containing protein, which produces MSSEPRRVDEQRLDELQRLWTPWRMAYIRDPDRETTGCPFCVLPAGDDDRAALIVHRGETGFVILNAYPYNPGHLMVVPYRHVDAFDALTGDEVCEMALLSQRAVRALKACSDPHAFNLGVNVGGVAGAGIADHIHGHVVPRWGGDTNFMPVIAGTKVLPELLDETYDRLAPAFAAT; this is translated from the coding sequence GTGAGCAGCGAGCCACGCCGGGTCGACGAGCAGCGCCTCGACGAGCTGCAGCGCCTGTGGACGCCGTGGCGCATGGCCTACATCCGCGACCCGGACCGCGAGACCACCGGCTGCCCGTTCTGCGTGCTGCCTGCCGGCGACGACGACCGCGCGGCCCTGATCGTGCACCGGGGTGAGACCGGCTTCGTGATCCTGAACGCCTACCCCTACAACCCCGGCCACCTCATGGTGGTTCCCTACCGCCACGTCGACGCCTTCGACGCGCTGACCGGCGATGAGGTCTGCGAGATGGCGTTGCTGTCCCAGCGGGCGGTCCGCGCGCTGAAGGCGTGCTCCGACCCGCACGCCTTCAACCTCGGCGTCAACGTGGGCGGTGTGGCCGGCGCCGGCATCGCCGACCACATCCACGGCCACGTCGTGCCGCGCTGGGGCGGCGACACCAACTTCATGCCGGTCATCGCCGGCACCAAGGTCCTGCCCGAGCTGCTCGACGAGACCTACGACCGCCTCGCGCCCGCCTTCGCGGCCACCTGA
- a CDS encoding methyltransferase domain-containing protein — translation MSDLDPRSAPDAAWTTCLYSLGIPAANLVASSHIDPARRVYQVGSLLYKVLLSGERPPAGHVRALEPSGEFATLSTAAGIPGVPEAIDFKQTGCCECLVIRHVPGITLEKARLTFGRSLLTTGRLMVLLVRLSLRGISHNDLVPGNIIISASGAVSLIDFDQASRERPVKALLRQILGVRVGSTPLYASLRTILKYLAKQQLSQGPASRARRALSRRRSVPMPTLPPGAGRHLDLLRRAWITAQESAASAPGHFLAYYSLEIDGYTFPGERPWKPRWEVLRSVTDYRGKRVLELGCNLGLLSSHLLAEEGAAAALAVDIDQQILDGARQVAQAFGVSPEFKHQDLDEPEAWEPELEAFRPDIVFALNVMNWVNDKERLAAFLGRFSEVVYEGHGTYGEECERLHSVGFTTTRLVDMSERGRAIIHCLKT, via the coding sequence ATGTCCGACCTTGACCCTCGCTCCGCCCCCGACGCGGCGTGGACGACCTGCTTGTACAGCCTAGGCATACCGGCCGCGAACCTCGTGGCATCCAGTCACATCGACCCTGCCCGACGGGTGTATCAGGTCGGCTCGCTCCTCTATAAGGTGCTGCTATCCGGGGAGAGGCCACCCGCCGGCCACGTGCGCGCTCTGGAGCCATCCGGCGAGTTCGCCACCCTCTCCACCGCCGCCGGGATTCCTGGCGTCCCTGAGGCAATCGACTTCAAGCAGACAGGTTGCTGTGAGTGCCTTGTCATCCGCCACGTGCCAGGCATCACGTTGGAGAAGGCACGGCTGACGTTTGGACGCAGCCTTCTCACGACCGGCCGACTCATGGTCCTCCTGGTGAGGCTATCTCTGCGCGGAATCAGCCATAATGATCTTGTACCGGGCAATATCATCATCTCAGCATCGGGTGCGGTATCGCTGATCGACTTCGACCAAGCCAGCCGCGAAAGGCCGGTCAAGGCGCTACTCCGACAGATTCTCGGGGTGCGCGTCGGATCGACTCCTCTGTACGCGTCCCTGAGGACCATCCTGAAGTACCTGGCCAAGCAGCAGCTGTCGCAGGGCCCGGCCTCCCGGGCCCGGCGGGCGCTCAGTCGTCGGCGGTCGGTCCCTATGCCGACCCTCCCACCCGGCGCAGGACGCCACCTCGACCTCTTGCGACGGGCGTGGATCACGGCACAAGAGTCGGCTGCCAGCGCTCCTGGTCACTTCTTGGCGTACTACTCCTTGGAGATCGATGGTTATACGTTCCCCGGTGAGCGACCGTGGAAACCCCGGTGGGAGGTGTTGCGGAGCGTCACCGACTACCGTGGCAAGAGGGTCCTGGAGCTCGGCTGCAACCTCGGATTGCTGTCGTCTCATCTGCTGGCAGAGGAGGGAGCCGCTGCGGCGCTGGCTGTGGACATCGATCAACAGATATTGGATGGCGCTCGGCAGGTAGCGCAGGCCTTCGGCGTATCCCCGGAGTTCAAGCATCAGGACCTCGACGAGCCGGAGGCATGGGAACCGGAGCTGGAGGCGTTTCGTCCGGACATCGTTTTCGCGCTGAACGTCATGAACTGGGTGAACGACAAGGAGCGGCTGGCTGCATTCCTCGGACGCTTTTCGGAAGTCGTGTACGAAGGGCACGGCACGTATGGAGAGGAGTGCGAGCGACTGCACAGTGTTGGGTTCACGACCACCCGGCTGGTGGATATGAGCGAACGGGGCCGAGCGATCATCCACTGCCTGAAAACCTGA
- a CDS encoding sugar transferase, which produces MMRERVAILRVALMVSDFGVVVLGFVAASLLRFGGAWPEVWAGLLPSTGPVVVAFGVAAVGIFAAAGMYQPRLRWSLRTELHDLLRTGAILLALTFTLLYFFKLDDVSRWFLAVYFPLVALGLSGARLAVHLAFRWARSRGRGARNLLIAGSGPQADQFLAWCAAHPDLGIRVVGYLDDDDHGLGSHHRLGKLEDLPRVLADTVVDEVAICLPLARWAVIDWLAQVGEEQGKLVRIPMGALNRTVAKGRFEEVDGLPILSLIASPDRALALAVKRAFDLVGAALLLVATAPVLLLSAAAILVTEGRPILFRQPRSGLHGREFGAWKLRTMVPDAERLKAGLLAHNERQGPAFKLRHDPRVTRVGRWLRATSIDELPQLYNVLAGHMSLVGPRPADVEEVRVYDLPHRRRLSVRPGLTGLWQVTARDEPDFERWMELDLRYIDTWSLWKDLTLICRTPLALIRSPGE; this is translated from the coding sequence ATGATGCGCGAGCGCGTCGCCATCCTGCGGGTGGCCCTCATGGTGTCCGACTTCGGCGTGGTCGTCCTGGGGTTCGTCGCCGCGTCGCTGCTGCGGTTCGGTGGTGCCTGGCCCGAGGTCTGGGCGGGCTTGCTGCCCTCGACGGGTCCGGTCGTGGTGGCGTTCGGCGTCGCAGCCGTTGGCATCTTCGCCGCGGCCGGCATGTACCAGCCCCGCCTGCGGTGGTCGCTGCGCACCGAGCTGCACGACCTGCTGCGCACGGGCGCGATCCTGCTGGCACTCACCTTCACCCTGCTGTACTTCTTCAAGCTCGACGACGTCAGCCGCTGGTTCCTGGCCGTCTACTTCCCGCTGGTCGCCCTGGGGCTGTCCGGTGCGAGGCTGGCGGTGCACCTGGCCTTCCGGTGGGCGCGCTCCCGGGGCCGCGGAGCCCGCAACCTCCTGATCGCCGGCTCGGGCCCCCAAGCCGACCAGTTCCTCGCTTGGTGCGCCGCCCATCCCGACCTGGGGATCAGGGTCGTCGGCTACCTCGACGACGACGACCACGGCCTCGGCAGCCACCACCGCCTCGGCAAGCTGGAGGACCTGCCCCGCGTGCTGGCCGACACCGTCGTCGACGAGGTGGCCATCTGCCTGCCCCTGGCCCGGTGGGCGGTGATCGACTGGCTGGCGCAGGTGGGCGAGGAGCAGGGCAAGCTCGTCCGCATCCCCATGGGCGCGTTGAACCGGACCGTGGCGAAGGGCCGATTCGAAGAAGTGGACGGCCTGCCGATCCTGTCGCTGATCGCCAGCCCCGATCGTGCGCTGGCCCTGGCCGTCAAGCGCGCGTTCGACCTCGTCGGCGCGGCGCTGCTGCTGGTCGCGACCGCGCCCGTCCTCCTGCTGAGCGCGGCGGCGATCCTGGTCACAGAGGGCCGGCCCATCCTGTTCCGCCAACCACGCAGCGGCCTGCACGGCCGGGAGTTCGGGGCCTGGAAGCTGCGCACGATGGTGCCCGACGCCGAGCGGCTCAAGGCGGGTCTGCTGGCCCACAACGAGCGCCAGGGTCCCGCATTCAAGCTGCGCCACGATCCCCGCGTGACCAGAGTGGGGCGCTGGCTGCGCGCGACCAGCATCGACGAGCTGCCGCAGCTGTACAACGTTCTTGCCGGCCACATGTCCCTCGTCGGGCCGCGACCCGCCGACGTCGAGGAGGTACGCGTCTACGACCTGCCCCACCGCCGCCGCCTCTCGGTGCGCCCCGGCCTCACGGGCCTCTGGCAGGTCACCGCCCGCGACGAACCCGACTTCGAGCGCTGGATGGAGCTCGACCTGCGCTACATCGACACCTGGTCGCTGTGGAAAGACCTAACGCTGATCTGCCGGACCCCGCTCGCTCTCATCCGCTCCCCCGGCGAATAG
- a CDS encoding glycosyltransferase, with protein MVLGGLWLARRWHVPHLSHVHEIFWQHRAVVGGVERLLVRSDAIICASKAVREQFRSPACRRRCRVAHSGVEVPDVLVATTPLMRAVPRVVCVGRLSDLKGQDLLIDAVHRCAANGQPMDLHLVGDVYAAEDQHKRRLQAQVRRLGLQDVVHFEGERRDVLRFVADSDVLVLPSRRPEAFGMALVEAMALARPVIASAAGGPLEIVTHGRDGLLVAPGSIRELADALRQLVDEPERARAMGEQARRRARSFTVAAMVDAVLAVYDEVADGRGRGGREGGGVRCV; from the coding sequence ATGGTCCTGGGAGGCCTGTGGCTGGCCCGGCGCTGGCATGTCCCGCATCTCTCGCACGTCCACGAGATCTTCTGGCAACACCGCGCAGTGGTCGGCGGTGTCGAACGACTCCTGGTCCGATCAGATGCGATCATCTGTGCGTCCAAGGCTGTGCGAGAACAATTCCGGTCGCCTGCGTGCAGGCGTCGCTGTCGGGTCGCCCACTCCGGCGTCGAGGTGCCCGACGTGCTTGTTGCGACAACCCCATTGATGCGTGCTGTCCCCCGCGTGGTGTGCGTCGGCCGGCTCAGCGACCTGAAGGGCCAAGACCTGCTGATCGACGCCGTGCATCGCTGCGCCGCGAACGGTCAGCCGATGGATCTCCACCTCGTCGGCGACGTCTACGCTGCAGAGGATCAGCACAAGCGGCGTCTGCAGGCTCAGGTTCGTCGGCTGGGTCTCCAGGATGTCGTGCACTTCGAGGGAGAGCGTCGCGACGTCCTGCGGTTCGTCGCTGACAGTGACGTTCTCGTGCTTCCCTCCCGCCGTCCGGAGGCCTTCGGCATGGCCCTGGTGGAGGCGATGGCCCTGGCCCGGCCCGTGATCGCGAGCGCAGCGGGTGGCCCCCTCGAGATCGTGACTCATGGCCGCGACGGGCTGCTCGTGGCTCCTGGCTCGATCCGTGAACTGGCCGACGCGCTGAGACAGCTCGTCGACGAGCCCGAGCGTGCTCGAGCAATGGGGGAGCAAGCCCGTCGGCGCGCACGCAGCTTCACCGTGGCCGCGATGGTGGATGCGGTGCTGGCGGTCTACGACGAGGTGGCCGATGGCCGTGGTCGGGGTGGCCGCGAGGGCGGGGGCGTGCGATGCGTATAG